GGTCGTCGACGGGGCGGAGCTGGCCGACGTCGGCCACGGGCGCAGGCTGGCCCGGGCGGCGGTCGGGGCCCCCGGAGGCCCGCCGGTGGGGACCGGCCCGTGGGCGGTGGTCGACCGGGCGGGGAACCTGGTCGCGGTGTACGAGGCCGGATCGGCGGCCGACGACCTCCTGCGGGCGGCGGTGGTCCTGGCGCCGGCCTGACGGCGGCGGTCCCCTCCGTGGGGCCGCCTAACGTCAGGTCGTGGAGGTCCTGGCCGACTCCGATCCCTGTCCCGAGCTGACCCACGGCTCGATCGTCACCATCGGCGCCTACGACGGGGTCCACGTGGGCCACCGGGCCGTCATCGCCGAGGTGCGGGCCCGGGCCGCCGCCCAGGGCTGCGCCAGCGTGGTCGTCACCTTCGACCGCCATCCCGCCCAGGTCGTCCGTCCCGAGAACGCCCCTCTGCAGCTCACCGACCTCGACCAGAAGCTCGACCTGCTGGCGGCCACCGGGGTCGACTACACGGTGGTGGTGCGGTTCGACCGGGAGCGGTCCAACGAGTCCGCCGACCACTTCGTGTCCGAGACCCTCGTGGGATGTCTGCGGGCCCGCTGCGTGGTGGTGGGCCACGACTTCCACTTCGGCCACCAGCGGGGCGGGAGCGTGGCCCTGCTCTCGCAGATGGGCAGCCAGCTGGGCTTCGACGTCATCGGGATGCACCTGGTCGGGGGCGGCGGGGATGGCCCGGCGGTCTCGTCCACCCGGATCCGGGGGCTGCTGGCCGAGGGGGAGGTGGAGGAGACCGCCGCCCTGCTGGGGCGGCCCCACGAGGTGCGCGGGACCGTCGAGGAGGGGGACCGGCGGGGCGGCAGCACCCTGGGGTACCCGACCGCCAACGTCATGGTCCCCCCCGAGATCCTCCTGCCCGCCGACGGCGTCTACGCCGGGTGGTACGGCCGGCCCGACGGCAGCGTGCTCCCTGCCGCGGTGTCGCTCGGGCGGCGGCCCACCTTCTATCCGGACGGGGGCCCTCGTCTGCTGGAGGCCCACGTCCTCGACTTCTCCGGCAACCTCTACGGGGAGTCGGCCCGGGTACGGTTCGTGGCCCACGTCCGGAACCAGGAGCGCTTCGACTCCGCCGAGGCC
The DNA window shown above is from Acidimicrobiales bacterium and carries:
- a CDS encoding bifunctional riboflavin kinase/FAD synthetase, with translation MEVLADSDPCPELTHGSIVTIGAYDGVHVGHRAVIAEVRARAAAQGCASVVVTFDRHPAQVVRPENAPLQLTDLDQKLDLLAATGVDYTVVVRFDRERSNESADHFVSETLVGCLRARCVVVGHDFHFGHQRGGSVALLSQMGSQLGFDVIGMHLVGGGGDGPAVSSTRIRGLLAEGEVEETAALLGRPHEVRGTVEEGDRRGGSTLGYPTANVMVPPEILLPADGVYAGWYGRPDGSVLPAAVSLGRRPTFYPDGGPRLLEAHVLDFSGNLYGESARVRFVAHVRNQERFDSAEALMARMARDVEVVRERLRGSRSGGGC